DNA sequence from the Gallaecimonas pentaromativorans genome:
TTCACGGACTTCACCACGGGCAAAGGCACTGGAAAGCGTGTCGCCCCCCATTTCCCGATAAGAGCCCCAAAGGCCAAAGTGCAGGGTTTTACCGTCTCCTTGGATTGGCGCCCAAGTCAAACGCCCGGTTGTTGCCAAATCAAGGTTGTTGTTCTTGTTTTTACCGCTGTCGCCAAACGCATCATTCTTATAAACACCGATGGCATAGCGTACCTTGGACGTAGGGAAGTACTGATAGGCCGCAACACCCCAACGAAAATAAGGCGAGAAAGTATCAGCCAGGTTGGAGCGTTCGATGGTGGTGATGTACTTGCTGCTGGAGAGTGCTTCAAGGGAAATGTCCTCCCTTATCTTACCCAGCTTGATAACCGGGCCGCCGTTAAAGCCCTTGTATTGAAGCCGGGCCATGGTGATCTCGGCGCCATCCTCGGCAAACTCCAACAGCAATTTATAGTCCCAGTCACCGCTCTCTTTTTCTGCAAAAAGCCGCGCCCTGCGGGCAAAGAGATCCGAACCGGTATGGCCCTGATGGTTGGCGTTATAGGCTCCATCAAAAAGGTTGTAATCGAGCTGCAAACGGCCACCGATGGAAACGCCAGCGAAGGGCTCGCTTTTCTCTTCCTTTGCCTCAAGCTCACCGACCTTCTTGGACAAAGCGTCGATCTGCGCTTTAAGACTCTCTACAGATGTATCTGCTCCCCAGGCCGGGTTAAGCCCGGCAACACTCCCCAGCACAACCAGGGAGCCCAATGCTGACATTCTCATTATTCGCTGCCTTTCGTTTATTAAGGTTATTGTCGCTAGCGGCACTCCAAGCGCCGCCGCAACAGAACGTTAACGTCAAGGAAAAGCAAAGAGAACTTATCGGCCA
Encoded proteins:
- a CDS encoding OprO/OprP family phosphate-selective porin; the encoded protein is MRMSALGSLVVLGSVAGLNPAWGADTSVESLKAQIDALSKKVGELEAKEEKSEPFAGVSIGGRLQLDYNLFDGAYNANHQGHTGSDLFARRARLFAEKESGDWDYKLLLEFAEDGAEITMARLQYKGFNGGPVIKLGKIREDISLEALSSSKYITTIERSNLADTFSPYFRWGVAAYQYFPTSKVRYAIGVYKNDAFGDSGKNKNNNLDLATTGRLTWAPIQGDGKTLHFGLWGSYREMGGDTLSSAFARGEVRETSVKLADYAAGGETVAIDHLTQYGLEAAGQWKAFSLQGEFAQRQLHTTDTTSPLDGQHYNGYSVTASYFLTGEQRQYKAGSAVFSQPKGVKNAWELYGRVSGMDAASDTQGTKVTSYTLGSSYYYSPQVKLMLNLIHSKVGGPGRAALVGDEDTGNALTFRTQYLF